The segment CGACCTCGGGACCGTGCTGGGGGAGGTCGCCGATGGATTGCACGAAGCGTCGCGGCAGGGGCTGGCCGCCCACGTCGGCCTCACGGGATTGGGGGAAGCCGCACCCCTCCTCGCGGTGATCGGGTCAGGCCGGTTCGCGACGATCCAGACGTACTTCAACGCGCTGAACCCGAGCGCGGGGTTCGCGGGCGCGAGCGGCGGCGGGCAGGATTTCGGTGGACTGATCGACGCCGCGGCGGCCGCGGCGATGGGCGTGATCGCCATCCGGGTGATGGCGGCGGGAGCGGTGTCCGGCGCGCCGGAGCGGCACGCCAACGCCGGGGACCCCGGAGACCCCCTGGCGCGCGGCGCCGAGTACAACCGGGATCTCGAGCGGGCGCGCGGGCTCGTCGCGCTCGCCCGGGAGGTCGGGGTGGAAGGCCCGCTGGAACTGGCCCTGCGCTTCGCGCTGGCCAAGCCGGCGGTCTCCACCGTGCTCGTGGGGTACTCGGACCTGGCTCAACTCGAGGACGCGATCCGCTGGACCGCGCGCGGACCACTGCCCCCGGATGCCGTCAACCGCACCCTCGCCGTTGCCCGGTAGCGGAATCGACCTCCCACCCCCGCTCCCCCGCGCTCAGCGGACGTCCTTCGAGGCCGTCAACGAAAACATCAGGGGAATGTCCCCGCTCCCGGGAGGCAGCTCCCAGCAGCCGTCCGATCGTGCCTCCATCCAGGGGAGCATCGCCCATCCCATGAACGGGTATTCCTCGAATGTGTCGATCCGCAGCCCGGCGCGGAGGAGCGATCCGATGATATCCGACATCGAGTGGACCCACTGATAGGTCACGCTGCGAATCGGGGCGTCGGGGGCGGCGTACGAACCATCGCGCTCCACCCGCATCGGCTCGCGGCGGTGAAAATAGGGGTAGCCGGGCCGGAGCTCCCGATCTGAGCGTGCGTCGTCGAAGGTCAGGGCGAACGGGTGGGCCTCCACGATGCAGAACCGCCCGCGGGGGCGGAGGAAGCGAGCGATGATCTCCGCCCACCGGCCCAGGTCGGGCAGCCACCCCAACACCCCGTGCGAAGTGAACACGATGTCGAATTCGCCTTGAAGCCGCCCCGGCAAATCGTACAGGTCGCTTTCGACAAACGCGGCGTCCGGCGCCACCTCCTCGGCCAGCGCGCGCGCGGCCGCAATCGCCTCGCCGGAGAAGTCAACACCCGTCACCTTCGCCCCCCGTCGCGCCCACGCGAGCGTGTCGAGGCCGAAGTGGCACTGGAGGTGGAGCAAAGACCTGCCGGTAACGTCGCCGAGCAATCGGACTTCCAGGGCATCCAGGCCGGCACGGTCGCGGCGTCGGCCGGCCTTGAACCCTTCCACATCGTAAAACGGCCCCCGCAGATGGTACCGGGCCCAGGTGTCCCAGGTGGATTGATTGACCTTAAGATGGCGGTCCATCGATGGCCCTCCGGACCGGCCGCCGTGGGAACCGGAGGCGGCGGGCTCGTTCGAGCAGGGCTTCGGGGGCGGCGAGCGACCTCCTGGAGGCGGGGCCCCCGACCGGCTTCCCGGGACCTCAGCCGGTGATCAGGAGGGGGGGTCTCGATCCATCGCGATGAACGCGTCGACGGTCCCGGGGTCGAATTCCCGCCCGACGTGGTCGCAGATGTACTCCTGCGCCTCCTCGGGGGTCCAGGGCGCGCGGTAGGGGCGCTGAGAGCAGAGTGCGTCCCAGACGTCGACGACCGAATAAATCCGCGCGGCGATGGGGATCTGTTCGCCCACCAGGCGGCGAGGGTAGCCGCTCCCGTCCCACTTCTCATGGTGGCAGTACGGGATGTCCAGTGCCGGGCGAAACTGGGTGATTGGGAAGAGAATTTCGTAGGCATAGGTGGGGTGGCGACGGATCGCCTCCCACTCCTGCGCGGTCAGCGGACCGGGCTTGAGCAGAACCGCGTCCGGAATCAACATCGTCCCGATGTCGTGCAGCAGCGCCCCGCGCCGCAGGTGCACCAGCACTTCCTCGTCCAGGCCGAGCGCCCGGCCGAGCCGGACGGTGAGGTCGGCCGCCCGGGCGCTGTGTCCCTCCGCCTGCTGCTCTCGCATGTCGAGTGCCCGGGCCCACCCGGTGATGATGTCGTCGTAGGCCGTGCGCAGCTCGGCCCGTAACTGTTCGCGCAGGCGCAGTTGCTCCCCGCTCTCGGCGGGCAGTTCATGCATCCTCGAGGTCACAAGGTGGCCTCCACGCCCCGCTACGCCGGGATCGGACCGCTCGACCCCAGGGGCGAGCCCGGCGCACTTCCGGTGGGTGTCGGGGCGCCCGGATCTCCGTCAGTACCACGCCTTCAACCAGCCGCGCAGAACCGCCGATGCACCGCCTCCGTCCTTCAGCGCTTGGAGGGCCAAGGCCCGCACCTCCGGCCGGCTCGACTTCTCCGACGCCAGGCGCGCCAGCGCGGAGGTCTGGTCCAACTGTGCCGCCAGCATGGGGAGGTACGCACGCTCCAGCGCGGACCCCCGCAGGGTCCGGAGCTTCTTGACGGATGTCGTCGCCACCCCCGCCCGTCGCTCGGCGGGGCCCGCCCCCATCGCCTGTAGCAGGGAGAGCGTCTGCCGGACCTGGCCGTTCTCTCGCTCAACGAAGTCTTGATTCCACCGAAGGAGATCGGGGTGATCGGCGTACAGGGTCGCGGTCATTGCCATCTCCACGGCCTCCTCGTCCGCGGGGACCAGCGACTGCAGGAAGGCGATGTCGAACGTCTGCCCGCTCAGACCCGAGAGGCGAGCAAGGGTCGCACTGGGAGCGGACGTGGTCGAGTTTCCCACCGCCACCGTTGTGGTCAGCATCAGAATCGCCAGAGCCAACGCCATCCGCATCATACACCTCGCAGCTGTTGAGGCTTTAGACCGACTGGGAAAGTCCGGCACAGGTATGGTGCCCAACGCCGGCGGGGGAAAGACCTGGTAAACCGCCGCCGTCGGTGCCGCACCAGGATGTCGCCCGGCGGGCGCGAACTCAGATGCCGGAGGTGAATCGGCATGTCACTGCCGCGGCTGCAACACGTCTCGTCCCCGTATCCCGCCGGGAGGCAGGGCGACGTGCGGGCATTCTACGGGGCGCTGCTCGGGCTGGCAGAGGTGCCCATCCCGCATACCCTCGAGCACCGGGGGCTGGTGTGGTTCTCGGCCGGCGCCGGCGGGGTCGAGATGCACTTCTTCCCGGGCGGCCCCGACCCCGAGCACCCGCGTCACCTCGCCTTGGAGATTGAGGATCTCGGGCAGCTGCGGAGCCGGCTTGAGACTGCGGGCTATAAGCCCTACGACACCATCGCGATCCCGAACCGACCGCGCTTCTTCTGCCGCGATCCATTTGGGAACCTCGTCGAGTTCACGACGATCCTCGGGAGTTACCTTCGGACGCCGGCGACCCCCTGAACCCGGCCGCGGCTTACTCCCCCGGCACGAGATCGAAGAAGGCCCAACAATCACGCTGCACGGTCTCGCCGGGGGTCCACGCCACCTCCCGGTGAAAGATCGGCCCGTCGAACACAAACGTGTGGAACTCCCCGTTCTCGCCGCACGGATCGACGGTCGGGGGGAGCGCAGCGAGCAACCCGCGATCGAAGCGGCGGCCGGCGAAGGAAGGGTCCAGGACCCGGGTATCGACGCAGACCACGACCGCCCGGTAGCCGCTATCGACAAACTCTCGAGCCAGCCTGTCCGTTTCGCGCTTCCAGATCGGAAAGATCGCCCGCATCCCCTCCCGGGCCAGCCACTCTTCTCGATACCGACGGATGTCCTCGAGGAAGAGATCGCCAAAGGCGACCGTGCTGAGCCCCTGCCGTCGATAGCCGTCGAATGCCTCCTCCATCCGGGACTGGTACGCTTCGTTGGTGGCGTTCGGCGGGATGGGGACGAGGTGGAGGGGAAACCCCAGGGCCGCGGCCTGGCGTTCCAGGAGGACGCGACGGACTCCGTGCATGCTGACGCGATCGTACCCCTCCGTGATCGTCGAGAGCAGTACCTCGACCCGATACACGCCGTCCCGAATGAGCTCGGCCAGGGTCAGGCAGCTGTCCTTCCCGCCGCTCCACGATTGCAGGATCCGCGTCGTCACATCCCCCTCTCCGACCGCGCGTCGTCGCCGATTCCCGGCGCCGCCGCGCTGCTCCACGACGAGAATTCGCGACCGATCTCGCGACTCATCCCGGATCGCGAGCCTTGCAGGAACGCCGCCCTGTTCGCATTGAACGTTCCCCGTGGTTGGGACCCGCATCACGGAGAGGCAGAGCGATGAGCCACACCGAGCAGACCGGGAACGCGCACCCGCCGCACCAGGAGGTCGCCACGCTCGCCGGCGGATGCTTCTGGTGCATCGAAGCCGTCTTCGACGACCTGAAGGGCGTCAAGATGGTCGAGTCGGGGTACTCCGGCGGGACGGTGACCACCCCCAGCTACCGGCAGGTATGCAGCGGGACCACCGGACATGCGGAGGTGGTCCAGATCACCTTCGACCCGACGGTGGTCTCGTTTCGGGAGATCCTCGAGGCGTTCTTCTCGGTGCACGATCCAACCACCCTCAACCGACAAGGGCCGGACACGGGAACACAGTACCGCTCCGCTATCTTCTACCACACTCCGGCGCAGAAGGCGGCCGCCGAGCAGCTGATCGGGGAGCTGACCGCGTCGCGGGTGTGGCACGCCCCCATCGTCACCGAAGTCACGCCGTTTACCACCTTTTACCGGGCGGAAGACTACCACCAGGAATACTTCAGATTGAATGGGGAACAGCCCTATTGTCGGGCCGTGGTCGCGCCCAAGGTGGCGAAGTTCCGGAAGCAGTATCGGGACCGGCTGAAATCGTCCGCGGGCGTCTGACGCCCGCCAGCGGCGACCGGCGCATGGCCGATGACGTCGGGGCGGGCCGGCGGGTCGCCGTGGACACCGCGGCCGATGCGCTCGTGGAAGCCTTGCGAGCGGCCGGGGTGGAGCTGATCTTTGCCAATCTCGGCACCGATCATCCGCCCCTGATCGAGACCTTGGCCAAGTTCCACGCCCTCGGCCGACCGGCGCCCAAGATCATCCAGTGCCCCCATGAGAGTGTCGCGCTGTCCGCGGCCCACGGATTCGCTCAGGTGACCGGACGGCCCCAGGTTGTCCTGGTCCACGTCGATGCCGGAACCGCCAACCTGGGAGGGGCCGTGCATAATGCGGCCCGCTCGCGCATTCCAGTGCTGATCCTGGCGGGGCGGACGCCGTTCACCGAGCGCGGTGAGCTGAAGGGGAGCCGCGATAGCTACGTCCAGTTCCTGCAGGACGTCTACGACCAATCCGGCATCGTCCGTCCCTACGTGAAGTGGGAGTACGAACTGCACCGCGGCGCGAACATCGGGTTGGTGGTGCAGCGGGCGCTCCGCCTGGCGGTCGCCGATCCGGGGGGCCCCGTCTACCTCACGGCCCCGCGGGAGGTCCTGGAGGAGCCCATCGACGCTGTCGACCTGCCGGACCCCGCGTCGTCCGTGCCGCCTGTGCCGACGATCCCCGACGGTGCGGCCCTCCGCCAAATCGCCCGGTGGCTCCGCGCCGCGGAGCGGCCCGTCGCCGTGACCAGCTACATCGGCCGCCGCGCGGCGGCCGTCGGCGCGCTCGTCGCGCTCGCCGATCAGTTGGCCCTTCCCGTGGCGGAGATGCTGCCCCGAGCGTACATGAACTTTCCAACCGACCACCCCCTCTACCTCGGCGCCGGGTGGCACCCGCGCCTGGGGACGGCCGACCTCGTCCTGGTCGTCGACTGCGATGTGCCTTGGATCCCGTCGGCCGCACAGCCGGCGGCGGGGGCGCGGATCATCCACCTCGACCTGGATCCCGTCAAAGAGGATCTGCCCCTCTGGATGTTTCCCGCACATCTCTCGGCTCGGGTCGATGCGGCGGCGACGCTCTCCTGCCTCGTTGAAGAGCTGCGGTGTGGCTGGACCCCCGACGTGGAAGCCCGAGTCGACGGCCGTCGCCGCGCCCTCGAGGACGAAGCCGGTGCGCGGCGCACTGCCTGGCGGGACGCGGCTCCGCCGCCGCCGCCCGGCGGCCCGATCACCGCGGCCTGGCTGACCCGGTGGCTCGGCGGCATCCTCCCCCCCGACGCGATCGCGGTCACCGAGCTCGTCACGCACGCTCCCGAAACCGCGCGGCACCTGCCGCGATCACTCCCCGGGTCGCTGCTGTCGGCCGGAGGCACCAGCCTGGGCTGGGGGTTGGGGGCATCGATTGGGGTCAAGTTGGCCCGCCCCGAGGCGGAGGTGGTCTGCCTGGTGGGCGACGGGTCGTTCCTATTCGGGGTGCCCTCGGCGGCGCTCTGGACGAGCCGGCGATACCACGCCCCGTTCCTCGCCATCATCTACAACAACAGGGGCTGGGCGGCGGCGAAGAACGCCACGCGGCGCCAGCATCCCTCGGGGTATGCCGTGCGTGGGGGGGAATTCCTCAGCAGCTTCGGCGAGGGGGTGGATTTTGCCGCAATCGCCGCGGGCGCGGGCGGATACGGGGAGCGGGTCGTACGTCCTGAAGATGTTCCGGCGGCGGTGGACCGGGCGCGCCGGGCCGTCCGTGAAGGGCAGACCGCCGTCCTCGACGTCACGATCACACCGGTGTGAGGGAGGATGAGCTTGTCCGCTCGAACGCACACGCGATCTCAGGGGTCACGCTGATGCCCCGGCGCAAGCCGACGAGAACCGATCGCCGTTCCGCCGCCTCGGGTGCGCGACCGAGGCTGAAGCCCCCGGGCCTCATCGTCAACTGGCTGAAAGGGGACCCGGTCGAGACCCGGGCAAACTCGTGGCTGGAGTGGACCGGCACGTGGGAGCTGGACGCGGTGTTCCTGGGTGCGCCGTTCGACGGCGCCGGCACGGTCCGCTCCGGGTCGCGGCACGCCCCCGATGCCGTTCGATCCGCGCTGCCCGGGTACACCACGTACAGTACGAGCGATGGCGTCGCGATGGATCATCTGCGCGCGGCGGACGTCGGGGACGTCGCGACGATCGTCACGGATATGGAGACGACTTTCCGGAACATTTCCGACGCCACCCGCTTCCTCTCCAAGCGCGGAATCCGGCCGGCCATAATCGGCGGGGACAACTCCATCTCCTATCCGGCGGTGCGCGGCCTGTGCGAGGGGCTCCGGAGGAAGACGATCGCCCTGATTCAGATCGATGCGCACCACGATCTCCGTGAATCGCACCTCGGCGCGTTGTCCAGCGGCGTGCCCTACCGCCTGCTGCTGGAGCGGCATCCCGACCAGGTCCGGGGGTCGCAGATGACCCAGATCGGCATCGCGGACTTCAACAACAATCCGACGCACCATCGCTACGCCCAAGCCCACGGGATCGCCGTCCTCTCCAACATCGAGGTGTGGCGGCGGGGAATCCGGCACGCGATCGACGTGGCGCTGGACCGAGCCGGGGAGGCGGACGCGATCTACATCAGCATCGACGTCGACGGCGTCGACCAGTCGAGCGCTCCGGGGACCGCCGCCCCCAACCCCTTCGGCCTCGACGGCCGCGACGTGATCATGGCCGTGCGCGAACTGGCCGCCCAACGAAAATGCGCGGGGCTGGAGATCGTGGAGCTCTCGCCGCCGACCGACCACTTCGGCATGACCGCGAACTGGGCCGCCGCCGTCGTCATGAACTTCTTCTACGGGCTGGCGCAGCAGAAGGCGCGCTGAAGCCCGCGCTCACCGACCCCCGCCCCCGCGACGGGCGAGGTACCGCCCGGATCCCCCCGGCAGCCGCAGCGTGTCGCCATCCAAGAGCACCCGGCCGCGAAGAAAGCTCATCACCGGCCACCCGCGCACCCGCCGGCCGTGATACAGGGTGTAGCCGGATCCACCCACCTGGCCCTCGCTGCGGATTTCCACCTCGCGCTCCGGATCGATGAGCACGAGGTCGGCATCCATGCCCGGAGCGATGACCCCCTTTCCGGCCAGGCCGAAGATGCGCGCGGGGGTCGCGGCGAGGACGCGGGCCAGTACTGTCGGCGGGATCCCGCGCCGCCGGCACGCATCCCACATGACGGGCAGCATCGTCTGCACGCCGGGAGCGCCGTACCAGCACTCGAAGATGTCGCGGAAGCCCCCGGCCTTCGTCTCGCGTGAATGGGGGGAATGGTCAGACCCGATCACCTGAATCCGCTCAGCGGAAAGATGGGGCCACAGCCCGGCGGCGGTCGCGCCGTCGCGCAACGGCGGTGAGATCTTCGCCAGCGGACCCCACCGTGCCAGTTCCTGATCGGTCAGCTCCAAGTACTGCGGGCAGGTCTCGGCCCACACCACCTGTCCTTCGCCCCGCGCCGCCGCGATGAGCTCGACGCCCCGCGGCGTGCTGACGTGCACCATATAGAGGGGGCAGCCCGTCAACCGCGCGTACTGCAGGGCCTTGTGGATCGCCAGCCATTCCGCTTCGTCCGGGTGGGTCCACAGAAAATCCGCCGGGGCGACCCGCCCGCGGGCTCGCTGGATGGCGATCCGCCGATCGATCACTTCCCCGTCCTCGGCATGCACCAGCAACAGACCGCCCGCGGAGGCGATGGCCTCCATGGCGGAAAGGAGGTGGCCGTCGCTGGCCATGCGGCCGATGGACCGATAGGCCAGGAACAGTTTGAAAGACGGAATCCCCTCGGCGATCAGTCGGGGGATCTCGTCCAGCACCCCGTCCCGTTCGGCGAGCCACGCGTGAAAGGAAAAATCAACGACGCCCTCGCGCGCGCCCAGATCGCGGAATTCGTTCAGCAGGTCAGAAGCGGAAACGCGCTCGGCCGCGCTCGGCAGGAGGTGGACGATGGCACTCGTTGCTCCGCCGCGCGCCGCCGCAGCCATCGTGATGGGGAGCGCATCGACATGGTGGCTGTGGATCTTGCAGTGGAGGTGGGCGTCGATGACGCCAGGGAACACAACTCTCCCTTCCGCATCGATGGTCCGCTCGGCCGCCTTGAGCGTCCCCGGCGCGCCGAGCGCGGCGATCCGTTCGTCGGCAATCCCGATGTCGAGCCGACGAACCGCGTCGGGGGTCACCACCTCCCCACCCCGGATCAACAGGTCAAACCGCTGCACGGGTATCTCTCAACGCGCCAACTTCCCACCTCGGACAACGGCTCCCCACGATTGTCCTACTCCCTCGATGTCGTCAGCCACATCTCAGGCCTGCCGAAGGTCGCAGCCGTCTCGTTCGCCGTCCCCCGGCGGTCTCGAGACGTGCTCACCTCCGGCTCGAGCCAGGTTCGGTCGTTGCGTGACCCGTTCCTGCCCCCAACGGCAGGGGCGGTCGATGGTGCCCATCGAATGGAATTGCGGTCTCACGTCTGACGCCGAGGGCAGAGGGCTCACCATGAACACGCGGCGAGTGGTCCTCATCGGGGCGGCCGGATACATCGCCCAGCGCATGCTTCCGGAGCTCAACACACGATGGGAGTTGGTCCCGATCGACGTTCGAACGGCCGCGCGGGACGGGAAATCGATCCCGGGGCTGGTGGTCGCGGATCTCACTCGGCCGGATCGCAACGAATACCGCCAACACTTCCGCGGCGCCGACGCCGTGATTCACTGCGGGTACGTCAGCGCCCCGGGCCTCGATGCCACCACC is part of the bacterium genome and harbors:
- a CDS encoding aldo/keto reductase; translation: MDYRSLGNTGLRVSALGYGSGAIGGLFVRGDPEEQRRAAARALDAGITYFDTAPSYGDGRSETNLGRVFRDLAAWGRVVVGTKVRLRPADLRNPKDAVLRSATESLKRLGRDSIDLLQLHNPVRADGGATGGNALDLGTVLGEVADGLHEASRQGLAAHVGLTGLGEAAPLLAVIGSGRFATIQTYFNALNPSAGFAGASGGGQDFGGLIDAAAAAAMGVIAIRVMAAGAVSGAPERHANAGDPGDPLARGAEYNRDLERARGLVALAREVGVEGPLELALRFALAKPAVSTVLVGYSDLAQLEDAIRWTARGPLPPDAVNRTLAVAR
- a CDS encoding methyltransferase domain-containing protein, producing MDRHLKVNQSTWDTWARYHLRGPFYDVEGFKAGRRRDRAGLDALEVRLLGDVTGRSLLHLQCHFGLDTLAWARRGAKVTGVDFSGEAIAAARALAEEVAPDAAFVESDLYDLPGRLQGEFDIVFTSHGVLGWLPDLGRWAEIIARFLRPRGRFCIVEAHPFALTFDDARSDRELRPGYPYFHRREPMRVERDGSYAAPDAPIRSVTYQWVHSMSDIIGSLLRAGLRIDTFEEYPFMGWAMLPWMEARSDGCWELPPGSGDIPLMFSLTASKDVR
- a CDS encoding HD-GYP domain-containing protein, with the translated sequence MTSRMHELPAESGEQLRLREQLRAELRTAYDDIITGWARALDMREQQAEGHSARAADLTVRLGRALGLDEEVLVHLRRGALLHDIGTMLIPDAVLLKPGPLTAQEWEAIRRHPTYAYEILFPITQFRPALDIPYCHHEKWDGSGYPRRLVGEQIPIAARIYSVVDVWDALCSQRPYRAPWTPEEAQEYICDHVGREFDPGTVDAFIAMDRDPPS
- a CDS encoding DUF305 domain-containing protein gives rise to the protein MALALAILMLTTTVAVGNSTTSAPSATLARLSGLSGQTFDIAFLQSLVPADEEAVEMAMTATLYADHPDLLRWNQDFVERENGQVRQTLSLLQAMGAGPAERRAGVATTSVKKLRTLRGSALERAYLPMLAAQLDQTSALARLASEKSSRPEVRALALQALKDGGGASAVLRGWLKAWY
- a CDS encoding VOC family protein, translated to MSLPRLQHVSSPYPAGRQGDVRAFYGALLGLAEVPIPHTLEHRGLVWFSAGAGGVEMHFFPGGPDPEHPRHLALEIEDLGQLRSRLETAGYKPYDTIAIPNRPRFFCRDPFGNLVEFTTILGSYLRTPATP
- a CDS encoding ATP-binding protein, with the protein product MTTRILQSWSGGKDSCLTLAELIRDGVYRVEVLLSTITEGYDRVSMHGVRRVLLERQAAALGFPLHLVPIPPNATNEAYQSRMEEAFDGYRRQGLSTVAFGDLFLEDIRRYREEWLAREGMRAIFPIWKRETDRLAREFVDSGYRAVVVCVDTRVLDPSFAGRRFDRGLLAALPPTVDPCGENGEFHTFVFDGPIFHREVAWTPGETVQRDCWAFFDLVPGE
- the msrA gene encoding peptide-methionine (S)-S-oxide reductase MsrA; the protein is MSHTEQTGNAHPPHQEVATLAGGCFWCIEAVFDDLKGVKMVESGYSGGTVTTPSYRQVCSGTTGHAEVVQITFDPTVVSFREILEAFFSVHDPTTLNRQGPDTGTQYRSAIFYHTPAQKAAAEQLIGELTASRVWHAPIVTEVTPFTTFYRAEDYHQEYFRLNGEQPYCRAVVAPKVAKFRKQYRDRLKSSAGV
- a CDS encoding thiamine pyrophosphate-requiring protein, which translates into the protein MADDVGAGRRVAVDTAADALVEALRAAGVELIFANLGTDHPPLIETLAKFHALGRPAPKIIQCPHESVALSAAHGFAQVTGRPQVVLVHVDAGTANLGGAVHNAARSRIPVLILAGRTPFTERGELKGSRDSYVQFLQDVYDQSGIVRPYVKWEYELHRGANIGLVVQRALRLAVADPGGPVYLTAPREVLEEPIDAVDLPDPASSVPPVPTIPDGAALRQIARWLRAAERPVAVTSYIGRRAAAVGALVALADQLALPVAEMLPRAYMNFPTDHPLYLGAGWHPRLGTADLVLVVDCDVPWIPSAAQPAAGARIIHLDLDPVKEDLPLWMFPAHLSARVDAAATLSCLVEELRCGWTPDVEARVDGRRRALEDEAGARRTAWRDAAPPPPPGGPITAAWLTRWLGGILPPDAIAVTELVTHAPETARHLPRSLPGSLLSAGGTSLGWGLGASIGVKLARPEAEVVCLVGDGSFLFGVPSAALWTSRRYHAPFLAIIYNNRGWAAAKNATRRQHPSGYAVRGGEFLSSFGEGVDFAAIAAGAGGYGERVVRPEDVPAAVDRARRAVREGQTAVLDVTITPV
- a CDS encoding agmatinase family protein; this encodes MPRRKPTRTDRRSAASGARPRLKPPGLIVNWLKGDPVETRANSWLEWTGTWELDAVFLGAPFDGAGTVRSGSRHAPDAVRSALPGYTTYSTSDGVAMDHLRAADVGDVATIVTDMETTFRNISDATRFLSKRGIRPAIIGGDNSISYPAVRGLCEGLRRKTIALIQIDAHHDLRESHLGALSSGVPYRLLLERHPDQVRGSQMTQIGIADFNNNPTHHRYAQAHGIAVLSNIEVWRRGIRHAIDVALDRAGEADAIYISIDVDGVDQSSAPGTAAPNPFGLDGRDVIMAVRELAAQRKCAGLEIVELSPPTDHFGMTANWAAAVVMNFFYGLAQQKAR
- a CDS encoding amidohydrolase family protein, yielding MQRFDLLIRGGEVVTPDAVRRLDIGIADERIAALGAPGTLKAAERTIDAEGRVVFPGVIDAHLHCKIHSHHVDALPITMAAAARGGATSAIVHLLPSAAERVSASDLLNEFRDLGAREGVVDFSFHAWLAERDGVLDEIPRLIAEGIPSFKLFLAYRSIGRMASDGHLLSAMEAIASAGGLLLVHAEDGEVIDRRIAIQRARGRVAPADFLWTHPDEAEWLAIHKALQYARLTGCPLYMVHVSTPRGVELIAAARGEGQVVWAETCPQYLELTDQELARWGPLAKISPPLRDGATAAGLWPHLSAERIQVIGSDHSPHSRETKAGGFRDIFECWYGAPGVQTMLPVMWDACRRRGIPPTVLARVLAATPARIFGLAGKGVIAPGMDADLVLIDPEREVEIRSEGQVGGSGYTLYHGRRVRGWPVMSFLRGRVLLDGDTLRLPGGSGRYLARRGGGGR